In Nitrospirota bacterium, one genomic interval encodes:
- a CDS encoding energy transducer TonB has product MPMNEAFNFFRSGLTQSEIPVAEQTEVSESEKKRPRSRELWVATIATLTLHGTVALFLILGANHKNTPQTIRPLEVTWVSLSPPFPPPARQLKRTRSTDTEIKPVQSDVHPTLTPVSEIQQKIDEFPVTIVPRQEEALQEGVSFEKTSIASAPAETEIVLPEYHAVYLNNRPPSYPPVARRMNIEGTVRLRALINPLGMPEQIELKVSSGSSLLNDAALNAVRNWSFIPARKGSEPVSAWVEIPINFNLKQ; this is encoded by the coding sequence ATGCCAATGAATGAGGCGTTCAATTTTTTTCGATCTGGATTAACCCAATCAGAAATTCCTGTTGCTGAACAGACTGAAGTCAGTGAGTCAGAGAAAAAGAGACCCCGTTCACGCGAATTATGGGTTGCGACGATCGCAACATTGACCCTTCATGGGACTGTGGCACTGTTTCTTATCTTGGGTGCCAACCATAAAAACACTCCTCAAACAATCCGGCCCCTCGAAGTGACTTGGGTATCCCTTTCTCCTCCGTTTCCGCCACCTGCGCGGCAATTGAAAAGAACTCGATCCACTGACACAGAAATTAAACCAGTCCAGTCCGATGTTCACCCTACATTAACCCCTGTTTCAGAAATCCAACAGAAAATCGATGAATTCCCGGTTACAATCGTTCCCCGCCAGGAAGAAGCTTTACAAGAAGGTGTTTCGTTTGAAAAAACCTCGATCGCTTCGGCTCCTGCAGAAACAGAAATTGTTTTGCCGGAATATCATGCAGTCTATTTGAATAATAGACCCCCGTCTTACCCTCCTGTTGCCCGAAGAATGAATATCGAGGGAACCGTTCGCCTGCGCGCTCTGATCAATCCGTTGGGAATGCCTGAACAGATCGAACTGAAAGTTTCTTCAGGCTCTTCCCTTTTAAACGATGCGGCCTTAAACGCGGTCCGGAATTGGTCCTTTATTCCCGCACGGAAAGGATCGGAACCCGTTTCCGCCTGGGTAGAGATTCCGATAAATTTTAATCTGAAGCAATAA
- a CDS encoding cytochrome c biogenesis protein CcdA, producing the protein MTSTVSYFMAFTAGLFSFISPCVLPVVPSYLCYITGLSFDDLTDESESPEIIKWMIIKNSLMFIGGFSFVFILFGATATTLGQFLHTYQGIIRKISGIIVIFFGFYIMGILKLAFLMSDRRIHLQDKPAGLAGSFIVGVAFASGWTPCVGPILGTILLYASTSDSVWNGVFLLSAYSLGIGIPLFILSFGFNSILATYKKLVPYMKYINIISGIFMIFLGVLITSNSFTLLTSLLTRYHIGWNPGK; encoded by the coding sequence ATGACTTCGACTGTCTCTTATTTCATGGCTTTTACCGCCGGCTTATTTTCTTTCATTTCTCCCTGCGTCCTGCCTGTTGTCCCGTCCTATCTCTGTTATATCACCGGCCTCTCATTTGACGATCTGACGGACGAATCCGAATCGCCTGAAATCATCAAATGGATGATCATCAAGAACTCCCTGATGTTTATCGGAGGATTTTCTTTCGTATTTATCCTTTTTGGGGCCACAGCGACCACGCTTGGGCAATTTCTCCACACCTACCAGGGTATCATTCGAAAAATCAGCGGCATCATTGTTATTTTCTTTGGTTTCTATATCATGGGAATCCTTAAACTTGCATTTTTGATGTCCGACAGAAGAATCCACCTTCAAGACAAGCCCGCGGGCCTTGCCGGCTCATTTATCGTTGGAGTCGCATTTGCCTCCGGCTGGACCCCCTGTGTGGGACCCATACTGGGAACGATCTTGCTCTATGCGAGTACCTCAGATTCTGTATGGAACGGCGTCTTTTTGCTTTCGGCGTACTCCTTGGGGATCGGAATTCCTTTATTTATTCTCTCTTTCGGTTTTAATTCGATTCTGGCGACCTACAAGAAACTTGTCCCCTATATGAAATACATCAATATCATCAGCGGAATCTTTATGATCTTCCTGGGAGTGCTCATCACTTCAAATTCCTTCACCCTGTTAACGTCGCTCTTAACGCGATATCATATCGGCTGGAATCCGGGAAAGTAA
- a CDS encoding cytochrome c-type biogenesis protein CcmH: MRPLTVVFLASFFLVAWVGTGNTMLSEDDLQAQTKEVAKTLRCAVCQSESVWESNAELALQMREIIRERLQQGESPNQIRAYFVSRYGDFILLKPRPIGLNWLLWGGPFILLFIGAIILLVSIRSWTRDTLAVPLEKMSDLTEEDQKKIDLAIRTFKN; encoded by the coding sequence ATGAGACCTCTGACAGTCGTTTTCCTCGCGTCCTTCTTCTTGGTTGCCTGGGTCGGCACAGGAAATACGATGCTGTCCGAAGATGACCTGCAGGCTCAGACCAAAGAGGTGGCTAAAACGCTTCGGTGTGCTGTCTGTCAGTCCGAGTCAGTTTGGGAATCCAACGCGGAACTTGCGCTTCAGATGCGCGAGATCATCCGGGAACGGCTCCAGCAGGGAGAGTCTCCCAATCAGATCAGAGCCTACTTTGTCAGCCGCTATGGCGATTTTATTTTGTTAAAACCAAGACCCATTGGTCTGAATTGGCTGCTTTGGGGAGGACCTTTTATTCTGCTCTTCATCGGAGCGATCATTCTCTTGGTCAGTATCAGATCGTGGACACGTGATACTTTAGCCGTTCCCTTAGAAAAAATGTCCGACCTCACCGAAGAGGATCAGAAGAAAATTGATCTGGCTATCCGTACTTTCAAAAATTAA
- a CDS encoding geranylgeranyl reductase family protein, translating into MMYDLIVIGMGPAGSTAAFEAASRGMNVLGLDKDHFPRYKTCGGGLSPKIEKLLPVGYESFLEQSVSTLRLSYLSKKRDFQFQMPIAFMVMRETFDHWLVQRAVRAGVRLQTGESALQIEERKETIVVHSHCGSYEGRLAIGSDGALGITNRLLNSRLNLKSAPGLEGEFKSLSDTDQSAISIEVGHAPSGYGWIFPKKGLLSIGVAGMRGRVPVKRPYRNYIKSLFTDLPSPMKESGFPIPIFTGRKIKLASKRLLLAGDAGHLVDPFLGEGIYFAMRSGQIAGKFSKRFIDSGAPTCEYQDEIEREFYPEFRGASRLASLVYRFPKTFFDLTLKHPGVIQMYVDVLGGKRPYRNFLSTVLKTAAFKVFQTGG; encoded by the coding sequence ATGATGTATGATCTGATCGTGATCGGCATGGGACCCGCCGGATCTACTGCGGCATTCGAAGCAGCCTCCCGGGGAATGAACGTCCTGGGCCTGGACAAAGACCATTTCCCCCGATATAAGACTTGCGGAGGAGGGCTCTCCCCGAAAATTGAGAAGCTCCTGCCAGTCGGTTATGAGTCATTTCTGGAACAGAGCGTGTCCACACTCCGGCTGAGTTATCTTTCAAAAAAGAGAGATTTTCAGTTTCAAATGCCGATTGCCTTCATGGTCATGAGAGAAACGTTTGATCATTGGCTCGTTCAGCGGGCGGTTCGAGCAGGGGTTCGGTTGCAAACAGGAGAATCCGCACTTCAAATCGAAGAGCGAAAAGAAACGATTGTGGTTCATTCCCATTGCGGTTCCTACGAGGGAAGACTCGCGATCGGGTCGGACGGCGCGCTGGGAATCACCAACCGCCTCTTAAATTCCCGGCTGAATTTAAAATCCGCCCCTGGATTAGAAGGGGAATTTAAATCTCTCTCTGATACAGATCAATCGGCGATTTCCATTGAAGTCGGTCATGCCCCGTCGGGATATGGCTGGATCTTTCCAAAAAAAGGTTTGCTTTCAATCGGAGTTGCCGGTATGAGAGGCCGGGTTCCGGTAAAGCGTCCGTATCGGAATTATATTAAATCCCTCTTTACAGATCTCCCTTCCCCAATGAAAGAGAGCGGATTCCCGATTCCCATCTTTACCGGCCGGAAAATAAAACTGGCTTCCAAACGTCTTCTCCTGGCGGGTGACGCGGGGCATCTCGTCGATCCCTTTCTGGGAGAAGGAATATATTTCGCCATGAGGAGCGGTCAGATTGCCGGAAAGTTTTCAAAGCGTTTTATCGATTCAGGAGCACCCACCTGCGAATATCAGGACGAGATCGAGAGAGAGTTCTACCCTGAATTCAGAGGAGCTTCGAGACTTGCCTCGCTGGTCTATCGATTTCCAAAAACATTTTTTGATCTAACCCTTAAACATCCCGGCGTCATCCAGATGTATGTCGACGTCTTGGGCGGAAAGCGCCCTTACCGGAATTTTCTCTCTACTGTATTAAAAACGGCTGCTTTCAAGGTATTTCAAACCGGCGGCTAA
- a CDS encoding TlpA family protein disulfide reductase: MARHSTMVALFYIILLFQGCSASSSQPPAAPKAQAEIKPPQMAKVGFIAPDFLLQNVKGEPVTLASLRGKIVLINFWATWCGPCRSEMPSMEEIYRNFDRRDFEILAVSTDEDGLSSVKPFVHEYAFTFPVLIDETLKINDLYGVTSIPTSIVVDRSGMITNRFFGAIDWADPKQKNLLAQLIRSPS; the protein is encoded by the coding sequence ATGGCCAGACACTCTACAATGGTTGCGTTATTTTATATCATCCTGCTGTTTCAGGGATGTTCAGCGTCCAGTTCCCAACCTCCAGCTGCGCCAAAAGCCCAGGCGGAAATCAAGCCTCCCCAGATGGCAAAAGTGGGATTTATTGCGCCCGATTTCCTGCTTCAGAATGTGAAAGGCGAGCCGGTCACGCTGGCCTCGCTTCGAGGGAAAATAGTCCTGATCAACTTTTGGGCAACCTGGTGCGGACCCTGTAGATCGGAAATGCCTTCGATGGAAGAGATTTATCGGAATTTCGATCGAAGGGATTTTGAAATTCTGGCGGTATCGACCGACGAAGATGGCTTGTCGAGTGTTAAACCTTTTGTCCACGAGTACGCGTTTACGTTTCCCGTTCTCATTGACGAAACTCTTAAAATAAACGATTTATATGGTGTCACCTCGATTCCCACCAGTATTGTGGTCGATCGAAGCGGCATGATTACCAACCGTTTTTTTGGAGCGATTGACTGGGCCGATCCTAAACAAAAGAATCTTTTGGCTCAGCTTATTCGATCCCCGAGCTGA
- a CDS encoding redoxin domain-containing protein — MNENSGGLRVWHIVLLSVILGLLILFYKGLYGNPSFIPPVLVGTPAPRFEAPDLYKKERVTLDQFRGKVVVLNFWSSWCQECKLEHESLQSLNRQYGQNAQFVLLGVDYQDKEDLAKDYLQQYGNNFQHIIDTQGRISIDYGVYGVPETFVIDQSGIIRHKEIGPLVGETYIKFTREVIEPLLKEKS; from the coding sequence ATGAACGAAAATTCTGGGGGGCTTCGCGTTTGGCATATCGTACTCCTTTCCGTAATTCTGGGACTGCTGATTCTCTTTTATAAGGGGCTCTATGGGAACCCGTCATTTATTCCGCCGGTCCTCGTTGGCACCCCCGCACCCCGGTTCGAAGCTCCGGATCTTTATAAGAAGGAGCGGGTGACGCTTGACCAGTTCAGGGGGAAAGTGGTGGTTTTGAATTTTTGGTCTTCCTGGTGTCAGGAATGTAAACTGGAACATGAGTCGCTTCAGAGTCTGAATCGACAATATGGACAAAACGCTCAATTTGTTCTTTTGGGAGTGGATTATCAGGACAAGGAAGATCTGGCCAAAGATTATCTCCAGCAATATGGAAACAATTTTCAACACATTATCGATACCCAGGGAAGAATCTCCATCGATTACGGTGTTTATGGGGTACCTGAAACATTTGTGATCGATCAAAGCGGAATCATCCGACATAAGGAGATTGGACCTCTTGTCGGAGAAACTTATATTAAATTCACCCGGGAAGTGATCGAACCCTTATTAAAAGAGAAATCCTGA
- a CDS encoding DUF2007 domain-containing protein → MTGNRMIELYATYDLLEAEQIKNLLQEEGLQVQIRDLGNSPYPMSIGHFNEKRILVLASDEINAHEFISQAIKDEVISSSGRFIHGGLN, encoded by the coding sequence ATGACAGGCAACCGAATGATTGAACTTTACGCAACTTATGATCTCCTTGAAGCGGAACAGATCAAGAACCTTCTCCAGGAAGAAGGGCTCCAGGTTCAAATCAGAGATCTTGGCAATTCTCCTTATCCCATGAGTATTGGACATTTCAACGAGAAGAGAATATTGGTCCTCGCTTCCGACGAAATCAATGCCCATGAATTTATCTCTCAGGCCATTAAAGACGAGGTGATCTCCTCGAGCGGCCGGTTTATTCATGGCGGATTAAACTAA